The following proteins are co-located in the Siansivirga zeaxanthinifaciens CC-SAMT-1 genome:
- a CDS encoding enoyl-CoA hydratase/isomerase family protein — protein sequence MEAPYVNLHIENKVGYIEFFHPNHNAMPSDVLAELKTKIHDAGTNDGIQVIVLKSAGNRTFCAGASFNELITINDKITGETFFSGFAKVINAMRKSPKIIIGCVQGKAVGGGVGLAAATDYCLASTYASVKLSELSIGIGPFVIEPAVTRKIGIAATSEMTIKADTFFSAEWAKNKGLYSEVLETAEALQDAVKTLAETLSSYNPEALKQMKQVFWQGTENWDTLLAERAKISGELVLSDFTKNTLKRFS from the coding sequence ATGGAAGCGCCATACGTAAACCTTCATATCGAAAATAAAGTTGGATATATAGAGTTTTTTCATCCCAATCATAATGCTATGCCTAGCGACGTTCTAGCAGAACTTAAAACAAAAATTCATGATGCCGGAACCAACGATGGCATTCAGGTTATTGTTTTAAAAAGTGCGGGCAATAGAACCTTTTGCGCAGGGGCGAGTTTTAATGAATTAATAACCATAAACGATAAAATAACAGGTGAAACCTTTTTCTCTGGTTTTGCAAAGGTTATAAATGCCATGCGAAAAAGTCCTAAAATAATTATTGGTTGTGTGCAAGGTAAAGCTGTTGGCGGCGGCGTTGGTTTAGCTGCTGCTACCGATTACTGTTTAGCTTCGACATACGCCTCTGTTAAATTAAGCGAATTGAGCATTGGTATTGGGCCATTTGTTATAGAGCCTGCTGTTACACGAAAAATAGGTATTGCTGCCACTTCGGAAATGACCATTAAAGCCGATACATTTTTTTCGGCGGAATGGGCAAAAAACAAAGGACTTTATTCGGAGGTTTTAGAAACAGCCGAAGCCTTACAGGATGCCGTTAAAACATTAGCCGAAACATTAAGTAGTTATAATCCGGAAGCTTTGAAACAAATGAAACAAGTGTTTTGGCAAGGTACCGAAAACTGGGACACACTCCTTGCAGAGCGCGCAAAAATAAGCGGCGAACTTGTTTTGAGTGATTTTACTAAAAACACCTTAAAGCGATTTAGTTAA
- a CDS encoding rhodanese-like domain-containing protein: MGLLDFLFGKKQAKIKDFQTRGAIILDVRTPGEYQQGAIPGSKNIPLQNLNSKVSEIKKLKKPVITCCASGVRSASAAAILNSNGIEAMNGGGWFSLSKKL; this comes from the coding sequence ATGGGATTATTAGATTTTCTATTTGGCAAAAAACAAGCTAAGATTAAAGATTTTCAAACAAGAGGCGCTATTATTTTAGATGTTAGAACTCCAGGAGAATACCAACAAGGTGCTATTCCTGGTTCGAAAAACATACCGTTACAAAATTTAAACTCTAAAGTTTCTGAAATTAAAAAACTAAAAAAACCAGTAATTACTTGTTGTGCCAGTGGTGTGCGATCTGCAAGTGCTGCCGCCATTTTAAATAGCAATGGTATTGAGGCAATGAACGGTGGTGGTTGGTTTAGTTTAAGTAAAAAACTATAA
- a CDS encoding DUF4230 domain-containing protein, which translates to MRKILFGVVVTLVILFTFKYCSEQKNNKIELQESSMLIQEQIQNVGKLIVTEGHFSEVFTYKHSKELLGNFLTSDKKALVVVNADVTIAYDLSKVEFKIDESTKTLTIVSIPKEEIKVSPDLEYYDIQADYLNPFEANDYNNIKKKVKASLLKKLEASDLKANAKNRLISELSKFYILTNSMGWKLQFNNTTISKTDEFQKIKL; encoded by the coding sequence ATGCGAAAAATTCTTTTTGGTGTTGTAGTCACCTTAGTCATCTTGTTTACATTTAAATATTGTAGCGAACAAAAAAACAATAAGATAGAGCTTCAAGAAAGTTCCATGCTTATTCAGGAACAAATACAGAATGTAGGTAAGTTAATTGTAACTGAAGGCCATTTTAGTGAAGTTTTTACATACAAACATTCTAAAGAACTTTTAGGAAATTTTCTAACTTCAGATAAAAAAGCCTTGGTGGTTGTTAATGCCGATGTAACCATTGCATACGACTTAAGTAAAGTTGAATTTAAAATAGATGAGTCCACTAAAACCTTAACCATTGTTAGTATTCCTAAAGAAGAAATAAAAGTAAGTCCAGATTTAGAATATTACGATATTCAAGCCGATTATTTGAATCCTTTTGAAGCCAACGATTATAACAATATTAAGAAAAAGGTAAAAGCATCGTTATTAAAAAAACTGGAAGCATCAGATTTAAAAGCAAATGCTAAAAACCGATTAATAAGCGAGCTTTCTAAGTTTTATATTTTAACCAATTCGATGGGGTGGAAGTTGCAGTTTAACAATACCACCATTTCAAAAACAGACGAATTTCAAAAAATAAAATTATAG
- a CDS encoding response regulator has product MNKKIAIVDDNSFLINAVKEKLSFFDDLEIKFTALNGSDLLNQLENNHNIDVILMDIEMPVLNGIETTGIVKQKYPHIKIIMLTVFDNDEHIFNAIKAGADGYLLKEVNAKDLCEGIYETLNGGAAMTPSIALKTLKLLRNPISFNASENQEIIKLTDREVQVLEQLSTGLSYNVIADNLFLSSGTIRKHIENIYKKLQVHNKLEAVEKAKRNNII; this is encoded by the coding sequence ATGAATAAAAAAATTGCTATAGTTGATGACAATTCATTTTTAATAAACGCGGTAAAAGAAAAGTTGTCTTTTTTTGACGATTTAGAAATTAAGTTTACGGCATTAAATGGCTCCGATTTATTAAATCAATTAGAAAACAATCATAATATCGATGTTATTTTAATGGATATAGAAATGCCTGTATTAAATGGTATTGAAACCACAGGGATTGTAAAACAAAAATATCCGCATATAAAAATAATTATGCTTACTGTTTTTGATAATGACGAGCACATATTTAACGCCATTAAAGCAGGTGCCGATGGCTATTTATTAAAGGAAGTGAATGCAAAAGATTTATGTGAAGGTATTTACGAAACATTAAACGGTGGTGCTGCCATGACGCCTTCAATAGCATTGAAAACTTTAAAATTACTTCGAAATCCTATTAGTTTTAATGCTTCAGAAAATCAGGAAATTATAAAACTTACCGATCGTGAGGTTCAGGTTTTAGAGCAGTTAAGTACTGGGTTAAGTTATAATGTTATTGCCGATAATTTATTTTTATCATCTGGAACCATTAGAAAACATATTGAAAATATTTATAAAAAATTACAGGTTCATAATAAATTAGAAGCTGTAGAAAAAGCCAAAAGAAATAACATAATATAA
- a CDS encoding tetratricopeptide repeat-containing sensor histidine kinase, whose translation MRQLLVIFCLFSFFYGQSQTSKQLDSLLKVSKIQKDTTLLKTFNEISWEYRNIRVDSALWYAKKSLELSKKLKQEALIALSYHNIAAAFEANTQLDSAQVNHKKSLDIRIKIKDSIGIADSYNNLGILEDTKGHYDIALKHYFKALNIYEKCAKDFTKVPATLVNIGIVYKKQKEYTKVLDYYKKALNIYKEHNFEIGEAIITGNIGSVLLYTLEYETSIKYSEKAKVLYSNLGYSRYLPYMQANIAIAQDSLKQHTKARSNFLSAISSFKADNNLYELARTQIALANNYTINKEYELAKTELSNALQIIEANNFKEFKVPALKQLAKIDALTKDYKSAYNNHIKYAQAKDSLFEIEKTKTIYELETKYESEKKQKEILTQRAEIAEKELNINQKNTQIIGLLILALVIGVLGYLLFNQQKLKNIQLKKEGQLKEALIKIETQNKLQEQRLRISRDLHDNIGAQLTFIISSIDNLQYGFKITNEKLTNKLSGISAFTKETINELRDTIWAMNKSEITLEDLQVRISNFLDKAHIASNKINFKFHLNTNLSNNYLFTSVQGMSIYRIIQEAINNALKYANASNIEVRFTSENHHISISIIDDGIGFNMEEVSLGNGLNNIKKRAADIGAVVQIESTKDQGTKIHLSL comes from the coding sequence ATGAGGCAGTTATTGGTTATTTTTTGTTTGTTTTCTTTTTTTTATGGCCAATCCCAAACGAGTAAGCAGTTAGATAGTTTATTGAAGGTTTCTAAAATTCAAAAAGATACCACACTTCTAAAAACATTTAATGAAATTTCCTGGGAGTACCGAAACATACGGGTAGATTCGGCACTTTGGTATGCTAAAAAGTCGCTAGAATTATCTAAAAAATTGAAACAGGAAGCCTTAATTGCCCTGTCATATCATAACATAGCAGCAGCTTTCGAGGCAAACACACAATTAGATAGTGCTCAAGTAAATCATAAAAAGAGTTTAGATATAAGAATAAAAATTAAAGATTCTATCGGTATTGCCGATTCTTACAACAATTTAGGCATTTTAGAAGACACAAAAGGGCATTACGATATAGCTTTAAAGCATTATTTTAAAGCTTTAAATATTTACGAAAAATGCGCTAAAGATTTTACAAAAGTACCTGCAACGCTGGTTAATATTGGAATTGTTTACAAAAAACAAAAAGAATATACGAAGGTTTTAGATTACTATAAGAAAGCATTAAATATTTACAAAGAACATAATTTTGAAATTGGCGAAGCCATTATAACAGGTAATATTGGTTCGGTTTTGTTGTATACTTTAGAGTATGAGACATCTATTAAATATTCGGAGAAAGCAAAGGTTTTGTATTCCAATTTGGGCTATTCCAGATACCTACCTTACATGCAGGCTAACATAGCCATTGCGCAGGATAGTTTGAAACAGCACACCAAAGCCAGATCTAATTTTTTATCGGCTATTTCAAGTTTTAAAGCCGATAATAACTTATACGAACTCGCAAGAACTCAAATTGCATTAGCTAATAATTACACAATTAATAAGGAATATGAATTAGCTAAAACCGAACTTTCTAATGCTTTACAAATTATTGAAGCCAATAATTTTAAAGAATTTAAAGTGCCTGCTTTAAAACAATTAGCTAAAATAGACGCTCTTACCAAAGATTATAAAAGTGCTTACAACAATCATATTAAGTATGCGCAAGCAAAAGATAGTTTATTCGAGATTGAAAAAACCAAAACCATTTATGAGTTAGAAACTAAATACGAATCAGAAAAAAAACAAAAAGAAATTCTAACCCAACGAGCAGAAATTGCAGAGAAAGAACTCAATATAAATCAAAAAAATACGCAAATTATCGGACTACTAATTCTGGCTCTTGTGATTGGTGTTTTAGGATATTTATTGTTTAATCAGCAAAAATTAAAAAACATTCAATTAAAAAAAGAAGGTCAATTAAAAGAAGCCTTGATTAAAATTGAAACTCAAAACAAACTCCAGGAGCAACGCTTAAGAATTTCGAGAGATTTACACGATAATATTGGAGCGCAATTAACTTTTATTATCTCGTCTATCGACAATTTGCAGTATGGTTTTAAAATAACCAACGAAAAATTAACCAATAAGTTAAGTGGTATAAGCGCTTTTACTAAAGAAACCATAAACGAATTGCGAGACACTATTTGGGCGATGAATAAGAGCGAAATCACGCTGGAAGATTTGCAAGTTCGCATTTCAAATTTTTTAGATAAAGCTCACATAGCTTCAAATAAAATTAATTTTAAGTTTCATCTAAACACCAATTTATCCAACAATTATTTGTTTACCTCGGTGCAAGGCATGAGCATTTATAGAATTATTCAAGAAGCTATAAATAATGCATTAAAATATGCCAATGCATCAAATATTGAGGTTCGTTTTACTTCCGAAAACCATCATATTAGTATTTCAATTATAGATGATGGTATTGGGTTTAATATGGAAGAGGTCTCGTTAGGCAATGGACTTAATAATATAAAAAAACGTGCTGCCGATATAGGGGCGGTGGTACAAATAGAAAGTACAAAAGATCAGGGAACAAAAATTCATTTAAGCTTATAA
- a CDS encoding outer membrane protein assembly factor BamB family protein yields MKKFNLVILVLAIIFLSNITFAQKAEQPETTYDLGSKINEMTLTVGGILVVATNDGLVGIDPKVKTPVFTFNNFGKLSPEETDFVPESPYIIVSQGVGSKFAGIAKTKRAVINYITGKVIFNSDNDNWNQIYTCNVVLPQNKLIVSGIQKVGDKFEKMTPKVAVYDLSTQKMDYSFFLDKPGRVGVAKDFSVTGVPLLLKNMVIIPTAQGLLAKSHKGDDLWECKIKGVNWMVADKSEKEIYGFETTTNGKNTRIHKIGSNGAELWKDDRKVQGNVSNFQILPQGLAVVSDKSSGGSSSVFAASDESEIAFLSASSGEDLWDKAPKTKGYVQHFYVQDDGILFGIQQGGINKISFDGKTLFKKPLKTGENIMVMAESPQGLIYITSEDANIVNLETGDQVWKKPLKYKNSAAVASTFDSVNNRYLIAADGTIYSIDANSGDVAELANVKFDEKEVADFMQMRNGNIFLSSSQNLMMLDGQGKEVYHEYFKSPSQSGFVKVLSGVMAVASTGLAMAHAAKAGMNRTNPYGSSNDLSNYNDYGKENKRAADMFASIGDAAFDVMSKRFKATAATENAQFILTKLDDGTGLVKVNKDSGKVDKEIVLKDKKPEYQVDEVAGVLYYKANDKTIYAYNLK; encoded by the coding sequence ATGAAAAAATTTAATTTAGTTATTCTAGTGTTGGCAATTATTTTCTTGTCGAACATCACCTTTGCTCAAAAAGCAGAACAACCTGAAACGACTTACGATTTAGGTTCTAAAATTAATGAAATGACCCTAACTGTGGGTGGAATTCTGGTTGTAGCAACCAACGATGGGTTAGTAGGTATAGACCCGAAGGTTAAAACGCCTGTATTCACTTTTAATAATTTTGGAAAATTAAGTCCGGAAGAAACAGATTTTGTACCCGAATCACCATACATTATAGTATCTCAAGGTGTAGGCTCTAAATTTGCAGGAATTGCAAAAACCAAACGCGCTGTAATTAATTACATTACAGGGAAAGTTATTTTTAATTCAGATAACGATAATTGGAACCAAATTTACACCTGTAATGTAGTGCTTCCTCAAAACAAATTAATTGTTAGTGGTATACAAAAAGTGGGTGATAAATTTGAAAAAATGACACCAAAAGTAGCTGTTTACGACCTTAGTACACAGAAAATGGATTATAGTTTCTTTCTAGATAAACCTGGAAGAGTTGGCGTAGCCAAAGACTTTAGTGTAACAGGCGTACCATTGTTATTAAAAAACATGGTTATTATTCCAACCGCTCAAGGGTTATTGGCAAAATCGCACAAAGGCGACGATTTATGGGAATGTAAAATTAAAGGTGTTAACTGGATGGTTGCCGATAAAAGTGAAAAAGAAATTTACGGATTTGAAACAACTACCAATGGCAAGAATACGAGAATTCATAAAATTGGAAGTAATGGTGCCGAACTTTGGAAAGACGATAGAAAAGTTCAAGGGAATGTTTCTAATTTTCAAATTTTACCACAAGGATTGGCTGTTGTAAGCGATAAAAGTTCTGGCGGAAGCTCTAGTGTTTTTGCTGCTAGCGACGAATCTGAAATTGCCTTTTTAAGTGCGTCTTCTGGTGAAGATTTATGGGATAAAGCTCCAAAAACGAAAGGATATGTGCAGCATTTTTATGTTCAGGATGATGGTATTTTATTTGGTATTCAGCAAGGTGGTATTAACAAAATTTCTTTCGACGGAAAAACATTGTTTAAAAAACCATTAAAAACCGGCGAAAATATTATGGTTATGGCAGAATCACCTCAGGGTTTAATTTATATCACGAGTGAAGATGCCAATATTGTAAATCTGGAAACAGGCGACCAAGTTTGGAAAAAACCTTTAAAATATAAAAATTCTGCTGCTGTGGCATCGACTTTCGATAGTGTTAATAACCGCTATTTAATTGCTGCCGACGGCACTATTTATAGTATTGATGCTAATTCTGGAGATGTAGCCGAGTTGGCGAATGTCAAGTTTGATGAAAAAGAAGTTGCAGATTTCATGCAAATGCGAAACGGAAATATATTTTTGAGTTCATCACAAAATTTAATGATGCTCGATGGGCAAGGGAAAGAAGTTTATCACGAGTATTTTAAATCGCCATCGCAAAGTGGTTTTGTAAAAGTGCTATCGGGAGTTATGGCAGTAGCTTCTACAGGTTTGGCTATGGCGCATGCAGCTAAGGCCGGAATGAATAGAACAAATCCCTACGGTAGTTCTAACGATTTAAGTAATTACAACGATTATGGTAAAGAAAATAAACGTGCAGCCGATATGTTTGCATCTATTGGTGATGCAGCTTTTGATGTGATGTCTAAACGTTTTAAAGCTACAGCAGCTACAGAAAATGCACAGTTTATATTAACCAAGTTAGATGATGGTACTGGTTTAGTTAAAGTCAATAAAGATTCAGGAAAAGTAGATAAAGAAATCGTGTTAAAAGATAAAAAGCCAGAATATCAAGTTGATGAGGTTGCTGGGGTTTTATACTACAAAGCAAACGACAAAACGATTTATGCTTACAATCTTAAATAA
- a CDS encoding DUF6498-containing protein translates to MLASVFIPNRYNAFAWLNILFLILLICLGKIAPYAVVFGYFLETIIIGLFNIVKMILASKKDDSGSSIWFLVPFFIFHYGMFVAVQSVFAFVIIGIGGQSFINEPFDLIDNYTKIVSLEGMEYILPLFVITQLLKLIFDFVLTNKNRVFTASEIMTKPYVRIFIQQFVVILAMFFIMFSESGVIAAVLLVLFRGVVDFFMAAIREHQVLLDRVVDKIYDGKTSKEKLRKQLLLFSE, encoded by the coding sequence ATGTTAGCATCTGTTTTTATTCCTAATCGATACAATGCGTTTGCATGGTTAAATATTCTGTTCTTAATTTTATTAATTTGTCTAGGTAAAATAGCACCATATGCGGTTGTTTTTGGATATTTTTTAGAGACAATAATTATTGGTCTTTTTAATATTGTTAAAATGATTTTAGCCTCTAAAAAAGACGATAGCGGTTCTTCTATTTGGTTTTTAGTACCGTTTTTTATCTTTCATTACGGGATGTTTGTGGCGGTTCAATCGGTGTTTGCATTTGTAATTATTGGTATTGGCGGACAAAGTTTTATTAACGAACCCTTCGATTTAATTGATAATTACACCAAAATAGTGTCTTTAGAAGGGATGGAGTATATTTTACCATTATTTGTAATAACACAATTGTTAAAACTAATATTTGATTTTGTGCTCACTAATAAAAACCGGGTGTTCACTGCCAGTGAAATTATGACAAAACCATATGTGCGCATTTTTATCCAACAGTTTGTTGTTATTCTAGCCATGTTTTTTATCATGTTTTCGGAGTCTGGAGTTATCGCTGCCGTTTTATTAGTTTTATTTCGAGGTGTTGTAGACTTTTTCATGGCAGCTATTAGAGAACATCAGGTATTATTAGACCGTGTGGTCGATAAAATTTACGATGGTAAAACCAGTAAAGAAAAGCTAAGAAAACAGTTGTTGCTTTTTTCAGAATAA
- a CDS encoding GSCFA domain-containing protein: MKLQTQIPLKKRASNLIDYHSEITLLGSCFVENIGEKLSYYKFKNLQNPFGILFHPKAIETLIIRAVHEKKYTKDDVFFHNEQWHCFDAHSKLSNPSKEALINQLNSELALTKLQLSKSTHVIITIGTAWVYNLLKDKNTVANCHKLPQNQFEKQLLSPDDIKGSLVRIIDGIKRLNSTATIIFTVSPIRHIKDGFVENTLSKSHLITAVHEVLSDAVVYFPSYEIMMDELRDYRFYSEDMIHPNQTAIHYIWNKFLEVWFSPQAIKTMVEVAVIQKGLQHRPFNLKSEAHQQFLEQLDIKKAQLEAQFSHITF; this comes from the coding sequence ATGAAACTACAAACCCAAATACCGTTAAAAAAAAGAGCTAGTAATTTAATAGATTATCACTCAGAGATAACGCTATTAGGGTCTTGTTTTGTTGAAAATATAGGAGAAAAACTATCTTATTACAAGTTTAAAAATCTTCAAAACCCCTTCGGGATTTTATTTCATCCCAAAGCGATTGAAACCTTAATTATTAGAGCAGTTCATGAAAAAAAATACACCAAAGACGATGTGTTTTTTCACAACGAGCAATGGCATTGTTTTGATGCACATTCAAAGTTAAGTAACCCTTCAAAAGAAGCTTTAATAAATCAATTAAATAGTGAACTTGCTTTAACAAAGCTTCAACTTTCTAAATCGACACATGTAATTATCACCATAGGTACGGCCTGGGTTTACAATTTATTAAAAGATAAAAATACAGTTGCCAACTGCCATAAGCTTCCTCAAAATCAATTTGAAAAACAATTGTTATCTCCCGATGATATTAAAGGAAGTTTGGTCAGAATTATTGATGGCATTAAAAGGTTAAATAGTACTGCAACTATTATTTTTACGGTGTCTCCAATACGTCATATTAAAGATGGTTTTGTAGAAAATACGTTGAGTAAATCTCACTTAATAACTGCCGTTCATGAAGTTTTAAGTGATGCGGTTGTTTATTTTCCTTCGTATGAAATTATGATGGATGAACTGCGTGATTATCGTTTTTACAGTGAAGACATGATACATCCAAACCAAACCGCGATACATTATATTTGGAACAAGTTTCTAGAGGTTTGGTTTTCGCCGCAAGCCATTAAAACAATGGTTGAAGTTGCTGTAATTCAAAAAGGTTTACAACATCGTCCCTTCAATTTAAAATCTGAAGCGCATCAACAATTTCTTGAGCAATTAGATATAAAGAAAGCTCAGCTAGAAGCGCAATTTTCTCATATAACATTTTAA
- the alaS gene encoding alanine--tRNA ligase, giving the protein MKSQDIRSKFLSFFEDKKHSIVPSAPMVLKDDPTLMFVNSGMAPFKEYFLGNAQPKNSRLTDTQKCLRVSGKHNDLEEVGYDTYHHTLFEMLGNWSFGDYFKKEAIAWAWELLTEVYGIDKDILYVTVFEGSDEDNLPMDTEAYELWKEFVSEDRILKGNKKDNFWEMGDQGPCGPCSEIHVDIRSAEEKAKISGKDLVNQDHPQVVEIWNLVFMQYNRKANGSLESLPDKHIDTGMGFERLCMVLQGVQSNYDTDVFTPIIREIETISNKKYGKDEKVDVAIRVICDHVRAVAFSIADGQLPSNTGAGYVIRRILRRAVRYGFTFLDKKEPFIYRLVDVLSAKMGEAFPEIKTQKQLVENVIKEEEQSFLRTLDQGLVLLNAIVNETKGDTVSGEKAFELYDTYGFPIDLTALILSEKGLKLDEKGFNEELQKQKNRSRAASEMSTDDWTILGTDAEEEFIGYDTLEATVKLTRYRKVVSKKDGEMYQLVFNITPFYPEGGGQVGDKGYLEDSRGDVVYVLDTKKENNVIIHFTKNLPKHIDQSFKAVVDANQRFRTECNHSATHLLHQALREILGTHVEQKGSAVHSKNLRFDFSHFSKLTQEELNDVEDFVNARIADKLDLIEKRNMPKEAAIAEGAMSLFGEKYGDTVRAIRFGQSMELCGGTHVKNTSDIWHFKIVSEGAVAAGIRRIEAITNEAAKDFYFENSKAYSEMRALLNNAQEPVKALQNLQEENAALKKQIELLLKDKAKNLKLELKNELTEINGVQFLAKKVDLDASGLKDVAFELGSQSDNLFLLFATESDGKALLSCYISKELVASKGLDAGKVVRELGKYIQGGGGGQPFFATAGGKMPQGIPDALEKAQEFIK; this is encoded by the coding sequence ATGAAGTCACAAGATATTCGATCTAAATTTTTAAGTTTTTTTGAAGATAAAAAACACAGTATAGTGCCATCGGCTCCTATGGTTTTAAAAGACGATCCAACTTTAATGTTTGTAAATTCTGGTATGGCGCCTTTTAAAGAGTATTTTTTAGGAAATGCACAACCAAAAAACAGCCGTTTAACCGATACACAAAAATGTTTACGTGTTTCTGGTAAGCACAACGATTTAGAAGAAGTTGGTTACGACACATATCACCATACTTTATTTGAAATGCTTGGAAACTGGAGTTTTGGTGATTACTTTAAAAAAGAAGCTATTGCCTGGGCTTGGGAGTTATTAACCGAAGTATATGGCATCGATAAAGATATATTATATGTAACGGTTTTTGAAGGTAGCGACGAAGACAACCTGCCCATGGATACCGAAGCTTACGAATTATGGAAGGAATTTGTTTCTGAAGACCGCATATTAAAAGGAAACAAAAAAGATAATTTCTGGGAAATGGGCGATCAAGGGCCATGTGGACCTTGTAGTGAAATACATGTCGATATTCGTTCGGCAGAAGAAAAAGCTAAAATATCGGGTAAAGATTTAGTGAATCAAGATCACCCACAGGTAGTTGAAATTTGGAACCTTGTATTCATGCAATACAACCGTAAAGCAAACGGAAGTCTGGAAAGTTTACCAGACAAGCATATAGATACAGGTATGGGATTTGAGCGTTTATGCATGGTGTTACAAGGCGTTCAATCTAACTACGATACCGATGTTTTTACGCCAATAATTAGAGAAATTGAAACGATTTCTAACAAAAAATATGGTAAAGACGAAAAGGTAGATGTTGCTATTCGTGTTATATGCGATCACGTGCGAGCTGTTGCATTTTCAATAGCCGATGGTCAATTACCAAGTAATACAGGCGCTGGCTACGTTATTCGTAGAATTTTACGTCGTGCTGTGCGTTACGGCTTTACGTTTTTAGATAAAAAAGAGCCGTTTATTTATAGATTAGTAGATGTTTTAAGTGCGAAAATGGGAGAAGCTTTCCCAGAAATTAAAACTCAAAAGCAACTGGTTGAAAATGTCATTAAAGAAGAAGAACAATCTTTTTTAAGAACCTTAGACCAAGGTTTGGTGTTATTAAATGCTATTGTAAACGAGACAAAAGGCGATACAGTTTCCGGAGAAAAGGCTTTTGAATTGTATGATACTTACGGGTTTCCAATCGATTTAACCGCTTTAATTCTTTCTGAAAAAGGCTTAAAGTTAGATGAAAAGGGATTTAATGAAGAGTTACAAAAACAAAAAAATCGTTCGCGTGCTGCCAGTGAAATGAGTACAGACGATTGGACCATTCTAGGTACCGATGCCGAAGAAGAATTTATAGGCTACGATACGCTTGAAGCCACTGTGAAATTAACCAGATACCGTAAAGTTGTTTCTAAAAAAGATGGCGAAATGTATCAGTTGGTATTTAATATTACGCCATTTTATCCGGAGGGCGGCGGTCAGGTTGGAGATAAAGGTTATTTAGAAGATTCTCGTGGCGATGTAGTGTATGTTTTAGATACCAAAAAGGAGAATAATGTTATTATTCACTTTACTAAAAATTTACCAAAGCATATCGATCAAAGTTTTAAAGCTGTGGTCGATGCTAATCAGCGTTTTAGAACCGAATGTAATCATTCGGCAACACACTTATTACATCAGGCATTAAGAGAAATTTTAGGGACTCATGTAGAACAAAAGGGAAGTGCGGTACATTCAAAAAACTTACGTTTTGACTTTTCACACTTTTCTAAATTAACGCAAGAAGAATTAAACGATGTTGAAGATTTTGTAAACGCTCGAATCGCCGATAAACTGGATTTAATAGAGAAACGAAACATGCCCAAAGAGGCCGCTATCGCCGAAGGCGCTATGAGTTTGTTTGGAGAAAAATATGGCGATACGGTTCGCGCCATTCGTTTCGGTCAATCGATGGAACTTTGTGGAGGCACGCATGTTAAAAATACTTCAGATATCTGGCATTTCAAAATTGTTTCAGAAGGTGCAGTAGCTGCAGGAATTCGTCGTATAGAAGCCATTACAAACGAAGCGGCCAAAGATTTCTATTTTGAAAATAGTAAGGCCTATTCAGAAATGAGAGCTTTATTAAACAATGCCCAAGAACCAGTAAAGGCTTTACAAAATTTACAGGAAGAAAATGCGGCTCTTAAAAAGCAAATAGAATTATTGTTAAAAGACAAAGCTAAAAACCTGAAATTGGAACTTAAAAACGAGCTTACCGAAATTAATGGCGTGCAGTTTTTAGCTAAAAAAGTCGATTTAGATGCTTCTGGTTTAAAAGATGTTGCTTTCGAATTGGGCAGCCAGTCTGATAATTTATTTTTATTATTCGCTACAGAGTCTGATGGTAAAGCCTTGTTATCGTGTTATATTTCTAAAGAATTGGTAGCAAGCAAAGGATTAGATGCAGGAAAAGTTGTTAGAGAACTAGGAAAGTATATCCAAGGCGGCGGCGGCGGTCAGCCATTTTTCGCTACAGCAGGAGGTAAAATGCCGCAAGGTATTCCTGATGCTTTAGAAAAAGCACAAGAATTTATTAAATAA